The Halobacterium litoreum genome includes a region encoding these proteins:
- the ndk gene encoding nucleoside-diphosphate kinase gives MSHHDERTFVMVKPDGVQRGLIGDVVSRLEDKGLKMVGGKFMQIDEDLAHEHYAEHEDKPFFDGLVEFITSGPVFAMVWEGADATRQVRQMMGATDAQEAAPGTIRGDYGNDLGHNLIHGSDHEDEGANEREISLFFDEDELVDWDLGTSQWVYEDAGDH, from the coding sequence ATGAGCCACCACGACGAGCGCACCTTCGTGATGGTCAAGCCGGACGGCGTCCAGCGCGGCCTCATCGGCGACGTCGTCTCCCGCCTCGAGGACAAGGGCCTGAAGATGGTCGGCGGGAAGTTCATGCAGATCGACGAGGACCTCGCCCACGAGCACTACGCCGAACACGAGGACAAGCCGTTCTTCGACGGGCTCGTGGAGTTCATCACGAGCGGTCCGGTGTTCGCGATGGTCTGGGAGGGCGCCGACGCCACCCGCCAGGTCCGACAGATGATGGGCGCGACCGACGCGCAGGAGGCCGCTCCCGGCACCATCCGCGGTGACTACGGGAACGACCTCGGCCACAACCTCATCCACGGGAGCGACCACGAGGACGAGGGCGCAAACGAGCGCGAAATCAGCCTGTTCTTCGACGAGGACGAACTCGTCGACTGGGACCTCGGCACCTCGCAGTGGGTGTACGAGGACGCCGGCGACCACTGA
- a CDS encoding 50S ribosomal protein L24e, translating to MVQNRTCDYCGDDIEPGTGTMFVHNDGSTVHFCSAKCEKNADLGREPRDVEWTEEEAETEEVEE from the coding sequence ATGGTTCAGAACCGAACGTGTGACTACTGTGGCGACGACATCGAGCCCGGTACGGGCACGATGTTCGTCCACAACGACGGCAGCACCGTCCACTTCTGCTCCGCGAAGTGCGAGAAGAACGCCGACCTCGGCCGCGAGCCGCGCGACGTGGAGTGGACCGAGGAGGAAGCCGAGACCGAGGAGGTCGAGGAGTAG
- a CDS encoding 30S ribosomal protein S28e — MSAEESEEGATPAEVIEVVGKTGMHGEAMQVKCRIQEGGNQGRIITRNVLGPVRVGDVIQLKETAREADSIGGQ, encoded by the coding sequence ATGAGCGCTGAGGAATCCGAAGAGGGCGCCACGCCCGCCGAAGTCATCGAGGTCGTCGGCAAGACCGGGATGCACGGCGAGGCGATGCAGGTGAAGTGTCGCATTCAGGAGGGTGGCAACCAGGGCCGCATCATCACGCGGAACGTCCTGGGTCCCGTCCGCGTGGGGGACGTCATCCAACTGAAGGAAACCGCCCGCGAGGCAGACTCCATCGGTGGTCAGTGA
- the rpl7ae gene encoding 50S ribosomal protein L7Ae: protein MPVYVDYDVPADLQERALEALEVARDTGSVKKGTNETTKAVERGNASLVFVAEDVSPEEIVMHLPELAEEKGIGVVFVETQDELGNAAGLEVGSAAAAVVDAGDAEDDVEDIATKIEDLQ, encoded by the coding sequence ATGCCAGTGTACGTAGACTACGACGTTCCAGCAGACCTCCAGGAGCGAGCCCTCGAAGCGCTCGAAGTGGCTCGTGACACGGGTAGCGTGAAGAAAGGTACCAACGAGACGACCAAAGCCGTCGAGCGCGGCAACGCCTCGCTCGTCTTCGTCGCCGAGGACGTCTCCCCCGAGGAAATCGTGATGCACCTCCCCGAACTCGCCGAGGAGAAGGGCATCGGTGTCGTGTTCGTCGAGACGCAGGACGAACTCGGCAACGCCGCTGGCCTCGAAGTCGGCAGTGCGGCCGCGGCCGTCGTCGACGCCGGCGACGCCGAGGACGACGTCGAGGACATCGCGACGAAAATCGAGGACCTTCAGTAA